The genomic DNA TTTAGCATATGCAACAATACTTAATGAAGGTATTTCATGTCGTATTTCAGGTGAAGACGTTCGAAGAGGAACATTTTTTCACCGTCATTCTTGTATTTATGATCAAAATAACGGATCTATTTATATACCATTGAAAAATATTCAAAATAATCAAGGAAAATTTGAAATTTGGGATTCTGTTTTATCAGAAGAAGCCGTTTTAGCATTTGAATATGGATATTCTTTATATCCTTCAAATACTTTAACTATCTGGGAGGCGCAATTTGGAGATTTTGTTAATGGAGCTCAAATTGTCATTGATCAATTTATTAGTTCTAGTGAGCAAAAATGGAATAGAATATCTAATTTAGTAATTTTTTTACCTCATGGATATGAAGGACAAGGACCGGAGCATTCTTCAGGTAGAATTGAACGATTTCTTCAACTTTGCGCACAAAATAACATGCAAATATGTATACCTACTACATCTTCACAAATATTTCATTTATTAAGAAGACAAATTTTTGAAAATATTTATAAACCATTAGTTATTTTTACTCCTAAATCTCTTTTACGACATCCTATGGCGTCATCTTCTTTACAAGATATAATAAATAATAATTTTAAAAAAATAATAGATAATACTAATGATGATTTAAAGAAAATTAAACGTATTATTTTTTGTTCTGGTAAAATATATTACGATCTTTTAGAATATCAAGACACACATAATATTACAAACGTTTCAATAATTCGTATCGAACAACTATATCCCTTTCCAACTAATGAAATATCAAATATATTAAAAAAATATTTTTATGTTAAAGATTTTATTTGGTGTCAAGAAGAACCATTAAATCAAGGAGCATGGTTTTATATAAAAAATTATTTATCTCAAATTTTACCATCGTCTTCAAAATTTAATTATGTTGGTCGCGCGTCTTCTGCATCTTCTGCAGTAGGTCATATTCAACTACATAAGAAAGAACAAAAAAAATTAATAAAAAATGCGTTAAATTTAAAAATTACTTAAATAATAGGAATAAAAATGAACATAATTAATATTCTTGTTCCAGATCTACCAGAATCTGTCAGCGATGCAACAATAGCAAAATGGCATAAAAAAAGAGGAGATATAGTATATTGTGATGAAAATATAGTTGATCTTGAAACAGATAAAATAATGTTAGAGATATCATCTCCATGTAATGGGATATTAAATATTATTTCAGAAAATGAAGGTGCCATTGTTAAATCGAACCAAATAATAGGCAATATTACTAAATCAAATAACATTGAAAAAAAAAAAATAGATACAACAATAAAAGAAAATATCACTTCCATAAATCAAATCAAAATTCCTAATAAAAATAAATATATTAATATTACCTCAAATAAATATTCGAAAAGTCATTTGACTCCTTCAGCTAGACGATTTGCAAAAATTAACAATATTGATCAATACTCTATTGCACCTAGAAAACTCAATGCTATATTTAGGAAACAAGATATCGAAAAAAACATTACAAAAAATTATGATTCAAATAATATTTTGAGCAATTCAAGTAATGAATATAGAGTTAAAATGACTAGATTGCGTCAAAAAATAGCAGAAAGATTATTAGAAACAAAAAACAATACTGCTATGCTTACTACTTTTAATGAAGTAAATATGGAATCAATTATTTCTTTTCGACAAAAATATAATGAAGCTTTTGAACAAAAATACAATGTACGTATTGGATTTATGTCTTTTTTTGTAAAAGCAGTAGTAGAAGCATTAAAAGCTTTTCCAGAAATCAACGCTACCATTGACAAAACAGATATTATATTTTATAAAAATTTTAATATTAGCATTGCTGTTTCAACACCGAGAGGTTTAATCACACCAGTTTTAAAAGATGCCGATAAAATGTCTATGGCAGATATAGAAAAAAAAATAAAAGAATTTTCTATAAAAAGTTTAAATAACAAAATAAAATTAGAAGAATTAATTGGAGGGCAATTTACTATAACTAATGGTGGTATTTTTGGATCTTTAATGTCTACGCCCATTATAAATCCACCTCAATCTGCTATATTAGGAATGCATGCTATCAAAGAACGACCAATGGCAGTAAATGGAAAAATTAAAATTCTTCCAATGATGTATTTAGCATTATCTTATGATCATCGTTTAATTGATGGAAAAGAATCTGTAAGTTTTTTAAATACAATAAAAAATATATTAGAAGATTTTAATCGGATTTTAATTAATATTTAAGAAAATTTAAAGCTTTATTATATTAAAAGTACAGTATTTAAAAATACTACACTGTACTTTTATTCATATATTTTATTTAAATGTTTTTTATCTTCAGTATTATATTTCATATTTTAAACATAAAATATATTTTATTTTAAAGAAATAATGACATACTAATAAAAATTGATTAAAATATTTTTATAAAACATATATCTTATGTATATATTTTAGCATAAAACATCAAGGACTAAATAATGAACAAAGTAGTCTTAATTAGACATGGTGAAAGTGAATGGAACAAATTAAATAAATTTACTGGATGGCATGACGCAGAACTCAGTCAAAACGGAAAAATTGAAGCTAAAAACGCAGGTTTTTTATTAAAAAAAGAAAAATTTTTTTTTAATTATGCACATACTTCGATGTTAAAAAGAGCAATATATACTTTGCAATATATTTTAAAAATATTAAATCAACCTTGGATACCAGTTAAAAAATCATGGCGTTTAAACGAAAGACACTATGGTATGTTGGAAGGATTTAATAAAAATGAAATACTTCAAAAGTATGGTCATGAACAAGTTCTTTTATGGAGACGAAGTTTTCACGTTAACCCTCCTATAATAGATATCAAAGATAAACGTTTTCCAGGCAATGATATACGTTATGCTAATATTGATACTAATAAACTTCCTAGAGGAGAAAGTTTAGAAAAAACAATACAAAGAGTTATTCCTTATTGGGATCAGTTTATTTATCCGCAATTAAAAGAAAAAAAAAATATACTCATTGTAGCTCATGGAAATTCATTAAGAGCATTAATGAAATATTTAAATAAAATCAATGATAAAAAAATCATAGAATTAGAAATTCCAACTGCTGTTCCAATTATTTTAGAATTCAATGAGAAATACATTCCTACTAAATGGTATTATTTAAAATAAATTATTTAAAATACATTTTCGACGTAAAACCAATAAATATATAAAATATTTTATCTCTTATCCCACACAGAGAAGATATACCTTTGAAAAAAAATATATATTTAAACTATATAATAAAATTTAGTTAAAATTTTTTAATGTTTTTAATTCTCAATTTCAATATAAAATTAATATATTATTTAAAAATATTTAATAAAAATGTATTTTAAAATATTAAACATATAAAAAATAGTTTTTTATAGTAGTTAAAAACGAGATGATTATGATTAAAAGAATTGGAGTATTAACCAGTGGTGGCGATGCTCCTGGTATGAACGCAGCAATTAGGGGAGTAGTAAGAACAGCATTAAGTAAAAAATTAGAAATATTTGGAATTTATGATGGATATTTAGGATTGTATCAAAATCGAATGATAAAACTGGATAGATATAGTGTATCGGATATGATTAATCGAGGTGGCACCTTTCTTGGTTCTGCTAGATTTTCTGATTTTTGTAAAAATGAAGTACGAAATATAGCTATTAACAATTTAAAACAAAGAAAAATAGATGCACTTGTTGTTATTGGAGGTGATGGATCTTATATAGGGGCTCAAAAATTAACCAAAATGGGTATGCCATGTATTAGCATTCCAGGTACAATAGATAATGATGTAGCCGGAACTGACTATACAATTGGTTATTTTACTGCTTTAGAAACAGTCGTTGAAGCTATCGATAGACTAAGGGATACATCTTCATCTCACCAACGTATTTCTATTGTGGAAGTTATGGGAAGATACTGTGGAGATTTGACATTAGCCGCTGCTATTGCAGGTGGTTGTGAGTTTATCGTTCTTCCAGAAATAAAATATTCTAAAGAAGAATTAGTATTAGAAATAAAAGCAGGAATTGAAAAAGGAAAAAAACACGCAATAGTTGCAATTACAGAATATATATGTGATGTAGAAGAATTAGCTAAATATATTGAAAAGAAAACTCATCGTGAAACTAGAGCAACTATATTAGGTCATATTCAAAGAGGCGGCGCCCCAGTAGTATATGATCGTATACTAGCGTCTAGAATGGGTGCTTATTCTGTAGAGTTATTAATGAAAGGTTATCAGGGTAAATGCGTAGGCGTACAAAATGAAAAAATGGTATTTAACGATATAACAAATGCGTTGAAAAATATGAAGCGCACTTTTAAAAAAGATTGGTTAATTACCGCTAAAAAACTTTATTAATATAAAATTAGTGCCGGTTCTTCCGGCGCTCTAAATGTTAAATTTTATTATTTACTTAAAATTTTTTAATAATAAAATTATATAGGTATTTAAATAATGAACATATGTAGTAAAAAAAATATATTTCAACAATGCATCGTTGAATTTTTAGGAACAGGTTTAATAATATTTTTAGGAGTTGGATGTTTAGCCGCCTCAAAATTAACAAATATTCA from Buchnera aphidicola (Aphis aurantii) includes the following:
- the pfkA gene encoding 6-phosphofructokinase: MIKRIGVLTSGGDAPGMNAAIRGVVRTALSKKLEIFGIYDGYLGLYQNRMIKLDRYSVSDMINRGGTFLGSARFSDFCKNEVRNIAINNLKQRKIDALVVIGGDGSYIGAQKLTKMGMPCISIPGTIDNDVAGTDYTIGYFTALETVVEAIDRLRDTSSSHQRISIVEVMGRYCGDLTLAAAIAGGCEFIVLPEIKYSKEELVLEIKAGIEKGKKHAIVAITEYICDVEELAKYIEKKTHRETRATILGHIQRGGAPVVYDRILASRMGAYSVELLMKGYQGKCVGVQNEKMVFNDITNALKNMKRTFKKDWLITAKKLY
- the gpmA gene encoding 2,3-diphosphoglycerate-dependent phosphoglycerate mutase, with protein sequence MNKVVLIRHGESEWNKLNKFTGWHDAELSQNGKIEAKNAGFLLKKEKFFFNYAHTSMLKRAIYTLQYILKILNQPWIPVKKSWRLNERHYGMLEGFNKNEILQKYGHEQVLLWRRSFHVNPPIIDIKDKRFPGNDIRYANIDTNKLPRGESLEKTIQRVIPYWDQFIYPQLKEKKNILIVAHGNSLRALMKYLNKINDKKIIELEIPTAVPIILEFNEKYIPTKWYYLK
- the sucB gene encoding dihydrolipoyllysine-residue succinyltransferase, which translates into the protein MNIINILVPDLPESVSDATIAKWHKKRGDIVYCDENIVDLETDKIMLEISSPCNGILNIISENEGAIVKSNQIIGNITKSNNIEKKKIDTTIKENITSINQIKIPNKNKYINITSNKYSKSHLTPSARRFAKINNIDQYSIAPRKLNAIFRKQDIEKNITKNYDSNNILSNSSNEYRVKMTRLRQKIAERLLETKNNTAMLTTFNEVNMESIISFRQKYNEAFEQKYNVRIGFMSFFVKAVVEALKAFPEINATIDKTDIIFYKNFNISIAVSTPRGLITPVLKDADKMSMADIEKKIKEFSIKSLNNKIKLEELIGGQFTITNGGIFGSLMSTPIINPPQSAILGMHAIKERPMAVNGKIKILPMMYLALSYDHRLIDGKESVSFLNTIKNILEDFNRILINI